A window of the Ruminococcaceae bacterium KH2T8 genome harbors these coding sequences:
- a CDS encoding cytidylate kinase: MSDIYQIAIDGPSGSGKSTLAKGVSKKLGIMYLDTGAMYRTCGVAAIKKGIDPKDPEKVKELLSETKIEVKFIDGEQHMILNGEDVTGIIRTGEVSMAASSISAHPFVREEMVRMQRAIAADQSFVLDGRDIGSKVLPNAKYKFFLTASSEKRAERRLAELEAKDDKTQNYEEVLKDIIQRDKQDSERAASPLIKVDDAIEINTDEIGIEETLETLLSYLNE, translated from the coding sequence ATGAGTGATATTTATCAGATAGCAATAGACGGACCTTCTGGATCCGGAAAGAGCACACTTGCAAAGGGCGTATCAAAGAAGCTCGGTATCATGTACCTTGATACGGGCGCAATGTACAGGACATGCGGTGTAGCAGCCATCAAGAAAGGAATCGATCCCAAAGATCCCGAAAAGGTAAAGGAACTTCTTTCAGAGACTAAGATCGAAGTGAAGTTCATAGACGGGGAGCAGCACATGATCCTTAACGGCGAGGATGTTACGGGTATCATCAGAACGGGGGAGGTATCCATGGCGGCATCTTCCATAAGTGCTCATCCTTTCGTAAGGGAAGAGATGGTTCGTATGCAGAGGGCTATCGCAGCAGATCAGAGCTTTGTCCTTGACGGCAGAGATATCGGAAGCAAGGTGCTTCCGAATGCAAAGTATAAGTTCTTCCTTACGGCATCTTCGGAGAAGAGAGCAGAGAGAAGACTTGCCGAGCTCGAGGCTAAGGATGATAAGACACAGAACTATGAGGAAGTACTGAAGGATATCATTCAAAGAGATAAGCAGGACAGCGAGAGAGCAGCCTCCCCGCTCATCAAGGTAGATGATGCGATCGAGATCAACACTGATGAGATCGGCATTGAAGAGACACTTGAGACACTTCTGTCATACCTGAACGAATGA
- a CDS encoding 4-hydroxy-3-methylbut-2-enyl diphosphate reductase yields MKVITAKSSGFCFGVKTAVDTAYKMIADKKEGERLIMLGELTHNDRVVSELLKGGFEIIDDASDVPAGSKVIIRAHGVTPEQKKILNDKNCEVFDCTCPFVEKIHKIVRDAAADGKEIIISGTKGHPEVAGICGEAPEKVTVISSPEELEALNVNKNSTLLISQTTFSSEIFDKICAIGKNKIANNLIFDTICSTTGIRQSEAARISAEADVMLVIGSAHSSNTKKLFDICDSRCDRTYLIGGADDLLELLSEGKIRQEDVVGVTAGASTPEAIILEVVRTMDENANEVMTSQDQTDINFGDYIESIPQLRRNAIVKGVITSADADYVYVDVRDKSEGKIPLREFAGDPDFNIEKAIADKVEVTVVVKSIRNTDQGKEILLSKSQLDFEKNKKVIQEAFENKTPVTATVTNVVKDGVIANYGGIDIYIHRTQLKIGEVENLDEYKGQQIEILITKVDTEKHRLRVSGSHRAILSAERKAKADELWNTIEEGKHYKGIVRSLPDFGAFVDIGGVDGLVHITELSWKRIKKPSDVLSVGDEIDVYVKSFDPETKKISLGYKKAEDDPYYNIEERIPVGSVVKGTVVRLTSFGAFVQLEPDLDALCHVSQISSVRLQQPSDVLKVGQEVIAKVIDIKPEERRISISIKEVEPIDPEPSEEDMFEIADDAQASEEA; encoded by the coding sequence ATGAAAGTAATAACAGCTAAGTCATCAGGTTTCTGCTTCGGAGTAAAGACGGCAGTAGATACGGCATACAAGATGATCGCCGACAAAAAGGAAGGCGAGCGCCTTATCATGCTCGGTGAGCTTACACATAATGACAGGGTAGTATCAGAGCTCTTAAAGGGCGGATTCGAGATAATCGACGATGCTTCCGATGTTCCTGCAGGCAGTAAGGTCATCATCAGGGCTCACGGAGTTACACCTGAGCAGAAGAAGATCCTTAATGATAAGAACTGTGAAGTTTTTGACTGTACCTGCCCTTTTGTCGAGAAGATCCATAAGATCGTAAGAGATGCCGCCGCAGACGGTAAGGAGATAATCATCTCGGGTACTAAGGGCCATCCGGAGGTCGCAGGTATATGCGGAGAGGCTCCCGAGAAAGTTACAGTAATAAGTTCTCCGGAGGAGCTTGAAGCTCTAAATGTCAATAAAAACAGTACTTTACTTATATCTCAGACAACTTTTTCGTCAGAGATCTTTGATAAGATTTGTGCAATTGGTAAAAATAAAATTGCAAATAATCTTATATTTGATACAATATGTAGTACGACAGGAATCAGACAGTCTGAGGCTGCGAGGATTTCGGCAGAAGCTGACGTGATGCTCGTCATCGGGTCCGCCCACAGCTCGAATACCAAGAAGCTCTTTGATATCTGTGACAGTCGTTGTGATAGAACGTATCTGATCGGCGGTGCCGATGATCTTCTTGAATTATTATCCGAGGGGAAGATAAGACAGGAAGATGTTGTAGGTGTCACGGCAGGTGCTTCTACACCGGAAGCTATTATTTTGGAGGTTGTTCGCACAATGGACGAGAACGCAAATGAAGTTATGACTAGTCAGGATCAGACTGACATCAATTTCGGTGATTATATCGAAAGCATCCCTCAGCTTAGGAGAAATGCGATCGTGAAGGGAGTTATAACTTCGGCAGACGCTGACTACGTTTATGTAGATGTGCGTGACAAATCCGAAGGTAAGATCCCTCTCCGTGAATTCGCAGGTGATCCCGATTTCAACATCGAAAAGGCTATTGCAGACAAGGTAGAAGTTACTGTAGTAGTTAAGAGCATCAGGAACACTGATCAGGGCAAGGAGATCCTTCTTTCTAAGTCTCAGCTCGACTTCGAGAAGAACAAGAAGGTCATCCAGGAAGCATTCGAGAATAAGACACCTGTTACTGCAACAGTTACTAACGTAGTTAAGGACGGTGTTATCGCTAATTACGGCGGCATCGACATCTATATCCACCGCACACAGCTTAAGATCGGTGAAGTTGAGAACCTTGACGAGTACAAGGGTCAGCAGATCGAGATCCTTATCACTAAGGTTGATACAGAGAAGCACAGACTCAGAGTATCCGGTTCCCACAGAGCTATCCTTTCCGCTGAGCGTAAGGCTAAGGCAGATGAGCTTTGGAATACTATCGAAGAAGGTAAGCACTACAAGGGTATCGTAAGAAGCCTTCCTGATTTCGGTGCTTTCGTTGATATCGGCGGTGTTGACGGACTTGTTCACATCACAGAGCTTTCATGGAAGAGGATCAAGAAGCCCTCTGACGTACTCAGCGTTGGTGATGAGATCGACGTATATGTTAAGAGCTTTGATCCCGAGACAAAGAAGATCTCTCTCGGCTACAAGAAGGCAGAGGATGATCCTTACTACAACATCGAGGAGAGGATCCCCGTTGGTTCCGTTGTTAAGGGTACAGTTGTAAGACTTACGAGCTTCGGTGCTTTCGTACAGCTTGAGCCCGATCTTGACGCTCTTTGCCACGTATCTCAGATCTCTTCCGTAAGACTTCAGCAGCCTTCTGACGTTCTTAAGGTTGGTCAGGAAGTTATCGCTAAGGTTATCGACATCAAGCCTGAGGAGAGAAGGATCTCCATTTCCATCAAGGAAGTTGAGCCTATTGATCCCGAGCCTTCCGAGGAAGACATGTTTGAGATCGCTGACGATGCTCAGGCATCCGAAGAAGCTTGA
- a CDS encoding transcriptional regulator, RpiR family, with protein sequence MESIIGLIESRLPEMSKGHKAIATYILSDYDKAAYMTAAKLGEETGVSESTVVRFTMELGFEGYPHFQNALKEELKSKLTSVQRLNYTERFSDDATAIRDIMRSDMENLKDTIAELDEAQMSEAVKQILSARKIYIMGLRSSSPLSSFMHFYMTLLFDDVIHIHSNSTNEVFEQIMPITSDDVMIGISFPRYSQRTINSMEYAKKRGARTIVITDKDNTAITEYADIKLFAKSSMASFVDSLAAPLSLINALLVTLGMHRREHIINSFEALETLWSQYRVYEVGRDRDITDIMEEQP encoded by the coding sequence ATGGAAAGCATAATCGGTCTTATAGAGTCCAGGCTTCCCGAGATGAGCAAGGGACATAAGGCTATTGCGACTTATATCCTCAGTGATTATGATAAAGCGGCTTATATGACAGCTGCAAAGCTCGGTGAAGAGACCGGTGTCAGCGAATCTACTGTCGTAAGGTTTACGATGGAACTCGGATTTGAAGGTTATCCTCATTTCCAGAACGCTCTTAAGGAAGAACTCAAATCAAAGCTCACTTCTGTTCAGAGACTCAACTATACGGAGAGATTCTCCGATGATGCCACTGCGATAAGAGACATCATGAGAAGTGATATGGAGAACCTGAAGGACACGATAGCAGAGCTGGATGAAGCTCAGATGTCTGAGGCCGTAAAGCAGATCCTCAGTGCGCGAAAGATCTATATCATGGGATTAAGATCCAGTTCGCCGCTTTCGTCTTTTATGCATTTCTACATGACCTTACTGTTCGACGATGTCATCCATATCCACAGTAACAGCACAAATGAAGTATTCGAGCAGATCATGCCGATCACTTCAGATGATGTTATGATCGGTATCTCATTCCCGAGATATTCGCAGCGTACCATCAATTCCATGGAATATGCCAAGAAGCGCGGCGCCAGAACGATCGTCATCACCGATAAGGACAATACGGCGATAACCGAATATGCCGATATCAAGCTCTTTGCGAAGTCGAGCATGGCTTCTTTCGTTGATTCGCTCGCTGCACCGCTCTCTCTCATAAATGCGCTTCTCGTTACGCTCGGAATGCACAGGAGAGAGCATATCATCAATTCGTTTGAAGCTCTGGAGACTTTATGGTCGCAGTACAGGGTCTATGAAGTCGGAAGAGACAGAGATATAACAGATATTATGGAGGAACAACCATGA